Proteins encoded by one window of Bacillota bacterium:
- a CDS encoding phosphatase PAP2 family protein yields MLHHYIDLALGMDSRLLTALRAYTHCRFFDLTMPWVTYLGDGLVLLILCLATYLLGDKHGKNVAVSAVKALILSGIAVQIAKHLIERPRPFGGSSDSFPSGHAAVLFALAQVYGLEYRKLRPFLLVLAAIAGFSRLYVGMHYPMDVLAGAAMGIAIATALSARDKSVREQKEHPKTTHVDHGL; encoded by the coding sequence ATGCTTCATCATTACATTGACCTCGCCCTCGGGATGGATTCCCGGCTGCTTACGGCTCTTCGCGCCTATACCCATTGCAGGTTCTTTGACCTAACCATGCCCTGGGTCACCTACCTCGGAGATGGCCTGGTGCTGCTCATCCTGTGCCTTGCGACATACCTTTTGGGAGATAAGCATGGCAAAAACGTGGCTGTCAGCGCAGTCAAGGCACTGATCCTTTCTGGCATAGCTGTTCAAATTGCTAAGCATCTGATTGAAAGGCCCCGGCCTTTCGGCGGTTCATCCGACTCATTCCCTTCCGGCCACGCCGCCGTGCTCTTCGCCCTGGCGCAAGTATACGGACTTGAATATAGAAAGCTCAGGCCATTCTTGCTGGTGCTTGCAGCGATCGCAGGTTTCTCCCGCCTATATGTTGGAATGCACTATCCCATGGATGTCCTGGCAGGCGCGGCCATGGGAATCGCGATAGCAACCGCTCTTTCAGCCCGCGATAAGTCCGTTAGGGAGCAAAAGGAGCATCCCAAAACGACCCATGTCGATCATGGCCTGTGA
- a CDS encoding HAMP domain-containing protein encodes MRNSVPIRIRLTLWYVLLVGVTLAAFGGFFYFNLARGLYAEVDSTLQLVATQALRGVDNENGKPSFQNADEHGNIASRMEGRGFTMRLTDAYGNTLDGFGHYPVLPRPNVVEGFETKQISGRPWRVYTLPLPGGYNHGSGPRYILQVAEPLDRVENTLKRVGALLLLGIPLVAVIATLGGLFLSGRALGPIDRLTRLAQSISAEDLTRRLDMKLPNDEVGRLASTFNDMLERLEAAFRRERQFTADAAHELRTPLTIMKGSIDVALTKPRKADEYRKVLGELEIQVDRLAHLSENLLTLARSDIGKITFHPEQLDIMALLKGLTEQIWSIACSKGISVNLSGPDTLILTGDQDQLVRLFLNLLDNAVKYTPHGGEVSITVGRDSSNAVIAVKDTGPGIGPEHIPHIFERFYRVDKARSRSQGGSGLGLAIAKNIVQIHDGVIEVASKPGEGSTFVVKLPINPHSPRVLAGKGSKDASSLH; translated from the coding sequence ATGAGAAATTCCGTGCCCATACGCATTCGTCTTACATTATGGTATGTGCTCCTGGTAGGAGTTACACTTGCAGCATTCGGGGGCTTTTTCTATTTTAATCTCGCAAGAGGACTTTATGCTGAAGTTGACTCGACCCTTCAACTGGTGGCTACGCAGGCCCTCCGCGGCGTTGACAATGAAAACGGAAAACCGTCCTTCCAAAATGCTGATGAACATGGGAATATTGCCAGCCGCATGGAAGGCCGGGGTTTTACCATGCGCCTCACCGACGCCTACGGAAATACATTGGATGGATTCGGTCATTACCCTGTGCTTCCGCGTCCCAATGTCGTGGAGGGCTTCGAGACTAAGCAGATTTCAGGCAGGCCATGGAGGGTATACACCCTTCCCTTACCAGGTGGCTACAATCATGGCTCGGGGCCGAGATACATCCTCCAGGTGGCCGAGCCTCTGGATAGGGTAGAAAATACCCTTAAACGAGTGGGGGCGCTTTTGCTCCTGGGCATCCCGCTGGTCGCGGTTATAGCCACTCTCGGGGGTCTATTTTTGTCAGGTCGGGCGCTCGGTCCCATTGACCGCCTCACAAGACTGGCCCAATCCATAAGCGCAGAGGACCTCACACGGCGGTTGGATATGAAGCTGCCAAATGATGAAGTTGGAAGACTCGCCAGTACATTCAACGACATGCTGGAAAGGCTGGAAGCCGCATTTCGTCGAGAACGCCAATTTACGGCAGACGCGGCCCATGAGCTACGCACCCCTCTTACCATAATGAAAGGTAGTATTGATGTCGCCCTGACAAAGCCGCGAAAAGCGGATGAATACAGAAAAGTCTTGGGGGAACTGGAAATCCAGGTGGATAGGCTGGCTCATCTTTCAGAGAATCTCCTTACCCTGGCGCGAAGCGATATAGGCAAAATAACATTTCATCCCGAGCAGCTGGATATAATGGCGCTGCTGAAGGGGCTGACAGAGCAAATCTGGTCCATTGCTTGTTCAAAGGGCATATCCGTGAACCTCAGCGGACCCGACACTCTCATCCTCACCGGGGATCAGGATCAACTCGTGCGCCTGTTCCTAAACCTCCTTGATAATGCAGTCAAATATACGCCCCATGGTGGGGAAGTGTCCATCACGGTGGGGAGAGATAGCTCGAATGCAGTGATCGCAGTAAAAGACACGGGCCCCGGAATCGGCCCGGAACATATTCCTCACATCTTTGAACGATTTTACCGGGTGGATAAGGCTCGTTCAAGAAGCCAGGGCGGCAGCGGGCTTGGTCTTGCCATAGCAAAAAACATAGTTCAGATTCATGATGGCGTCATAGAAGTGGCGAGCAAACCTGGCGAGGGTAGCACCTTTGTGGTAAAACTCCCTATTAATCCGCACAGCCCGCGCGTGCTGGCAGGAAAGGGGTCGAAAGATGCTTCATCATTACATTGA
- a CDS encoding response regulator transcription factor, with the protein MRVLIVEDEPKIAAFIKQGLEEEGYAVDVAQDGESALDYAESAQYDLLILDIMLPKKDGISVCQELRKRGIKTPILMLTARDTIDDRVEGLDAGADDYLVKPFAFRELLARLRALLRRPREVTPARLQAGDLILDTATRRAERGGRVIDLTLREYALLELLMRHKGQVLSRTQIAEHVWNFDFYSESNIVDVYIRYLRQKIDADFQPKLIQTVRGVGYKIDDGEVKRLENRIEEKRIGEKR; encoded by the coding sequence TTGCGGGTTCTCATAGTAGAAGATGAGCCAAAGATCGCAGCTTTCATTAAGCAGGGTCTTGAGGAGGAAGGTTACGCGGTGGATGTGGCCCAAGATGGGGAATCTGCGCTCGATTACGCTGAGAGCGCTCAATATGATCTTCTTATACTGGACATAATGCTGCCGAAAAAAGACGGGATAAGCGTATGCCAGGAATTACGTAAAAGGGGAATCAAGACCCCAATCCTCATGCTCACGGCCAGGGATACAATAGATGATCGTGTTGAAGGGCTTGATGCAGGGGCTGATGATTACCTGGTAAAACCTTTTGCCTTCAGGGAGCTACTTGCGCGTTTACGTGCACTTCTGCGCCGCCCGCGGGAAGTCACGCCAGCGCGCCTACAGGCAGGGGATCTCATACTTGATACCGCGACCCGCCGCGCGGAACGAGGGGGCCGTGTCATCGATCTCACCCTGAGGGAATATGCCTTGCTTGAGCTTCTGATGCGCCATAAAGGTCAGGTTCTGAGTCGCACCCAGATCGCCGAGCATGTATGGAATTTTGACTTTTACAGCGAGTCTAATATCGTTGATGTCTATATTCGCTATCTTCGCCAGAAGATTGACGCTGACTTCCAGCCAAAACTCATTCAGACAGTGCGTGGGGTAGGATACAAAATCGACGACGGAGAAGTAAAAAGGCTTGAAAACAGGATCGAGGAGAAAAGGATCGGAGAGAAAAGATGA